Proteins encoded in a region of the Flammeovirga yaeyamensis genome:
- a CDS encoding glycosyl hydrolase family 18 protein: MNNIYKKFLIGLSAWLMTMMPFSGAMGQIDSGAPYATKDHGKQVIGYVPNWDAWKGQDFNIPKGSLNHYNIDYSQYTILNFSFFGVAVDGSLHSGDLRNKQIYQEGTIQQPGEMLHPDKYSSHDQAMVLGFPQEFWGWDDVLYELGYEPKPSGAYNGWIRTATGEQGEWPLTEYPSPGMIKIAHQYGVKVMASIGGWSMCKHFPEMAADPVKKARFIQDCVTLVEEYGFDGIDIDWEYPGPFAGMNFTGTEDDYHNFTLLMQDIRAAIGPDRLITAAFSAAPTKLKNLEWTELDKVMDYYNMMSYDFHGGWSSIAGHNSPLYPYPGEEWGDFSWHTTFSYMSDSLGINSQKICMGMAFYGRGVVTDGPAGVNAPTIKKDVTFSVDGPVSSAADLNNWGATEGSPYYFQIKEAIASGGWTKHWDDNAKVPYLTKSAGGNNYFTSYDDEQSITLKSEYINDNDIGGVIIWQVFTDWNVGTENGKVGTYPLCPTTVPELAHVVNKVFAEGSGPINPAPVVTITAPATIDTPTLEDVTFTFTATDDVAVASVEVTVNGSAVTPTVNADTYEVTFTPSSFGEQAIVVKATDDLGKATTKTASIVINDTNVSNQAPTVTITSPVDASTLTVATLEAIEIIVDAQDTDGTIESIAIAVDGQSFTASPASWTPSAFGQFTINVTVTDNDGETATASSTITIEEDVDTGGGTGNCDAPEYAAYPAIYNSGDVVSHEGVLYEAQVNNLYNVVPGTAEHWWKSLGPCEVGPIAPTVSFATLASGTIMQNTLPYVFDLSTNSADEDGTVASVAVTVNGTVVSEATYSAETYGDYEIVATATDDTGLTSSTTVNITLSEVQPIAPTVTLTSPGTETVQTMLPYSFTLSSTSNDEDGTIASTVYTVNGTEVAEGTYEVTAYGSYVVEVTVTDNDGLTASQSATLIVAEVPDVVDCPHPVWESTAVYTGGNQVVHNGKIYRAKWWTQGDEPGNGDPWEDTGEVCGNGGLGDVVPTVAFLHPAGDTYTSLTTIDIEVDAQDENGVVSDVVLNVDGTSVNGNKTTFTPTSFGSYTITATATDAQGNVTTATKVVQFTQSSVSDVNPDGTINLTGPFAPAPSGSQRIIGYVPTWKGSPGDLDYTKVTHVNVAFLTFYQNNPAGYNSPSFTNGEFSDESLHVLDSLLPIIVPKAHSQGATVSIALGGAEDFGFLHVMEQYRDNPAVIDATADKLIAFVDKYNLDGIDLDLECWWADPAISGTAEQGGRTRGTDQWGGEVEQGAHPASYGLTLLAKMIRAKRPSMMLSSAVFATPWYGNNYDADLVAYLDWLGLMTYDFTGSWNDSPIGPHSSLYDVDNSKYTKASDANPIYSVETSLRYWSGTWSTWQGSGHGVDKNKLAIGVPFYGYDLSRTKAETGQGANGFYFIGYDEILDLYPNADTSYDPNDANGLNGYVGLDGREIYFETPKGAAAKVAYSIDNGLQGTIIWELTFDTQDASKSLLVAMNDVLAPSGTRQLIADQSLEEKLLEVSTYPNPFNDLTTLRFSTEESGQLSLQLFNLQGGLISEMQQVIDEGNNQLKLDGSKLPSGVYIVKGQVGNQQFIKRIIKR, encoded by the coding sequence ATGAACAACATCTACAAGAAGTTCCTCATTGGACTTTCTGCATGGCTCATGACGATGATGCCATTTAGCGGAGCTATGGGTCAGATTGACTCGGGCGCTCCTTATGCGACAAAAGACCACGGAAAACAAGTCATCGGTTATGTCCCTAACTGGGACGCTTGGAAAGGTCAGGATTTCAACATTCCAAAAGGTTCTCTCAACCACTACAACATCGACTATTCTCAGTACACTATCTTAAACTTCTCCTTTTTTGGAGTGGCAGTCGATGGTTCTCTTCATAGTGGAGATTTGAGAAACAAACAGATCTATCAAGAGGGTACTATCCAACAACCGGGAGAAATGCTTCATCCCGACAAGTACTCTTCTCATGATCAAGCAATGGTTTTAGGTTTTCCTCAAGAATTTTGGGGATGGGACGACGTTCTTTATGAACTAGGTTATGAACCAAAACCAAGTGGAGCTTACAACGGCTGGATTAGAACAGCAACAGGTGAGCAAGGCGAATGGCCTTTAACAGAATATCCATCTCCGGGTATGATTAAAATTGCACATCAATATGGTGTGAAAGTAATGGCATCTATCGGTGGATGGTCGATGTGTAAGCATTTTCCTGAAATGGCAGCAGATCCCGTAAAGAAAGCAAGATTCATCCAAGACTGTGTTACTCTTGTGGAAGAATATGGATTTGATGGAATTGATATCGATTGGGAATACCCAGGTCCATTTGCAGGGATGAATTTTACGGGAACGGAAGACGATTACCATAATTTCACTCTTTTGATGCAAGACATTAGAGCAGCCATCGGACCAGACCGTTTGATTACAGCAGCTTTCTCTGCAGCTCCAACTAAATTGAAAAACTTAGAATGGACAGAGTTAGACAAGGTCATGGATTATTACAACATGATGTCGTATGATTTTCATGGTGGATGGTCAAGTATTGCAGGCCATAACTCGCCTTTATATCCTTACCCAGGAGAAGAGTGGGGAGATTTCTCATGGCATACAACGTTCTCTTACATGAGTGATTCTTTAGGAATCAATTCTCAGAAAATATGTATGGGTATGGCCTTTTATGGTCGTGGTGTGGTAACAGATGGACCTGCAGGTGTTAACGCTCCAACCATCAAAAAAGACGTGACTTTCTCTGTGGACGGTCCAGTATCTTCTGCTGCAGATTTAAATAACTGGGGAGCAACGGAAGGTTCTCCTTACTATTTCCAAATCAAAGAGGCAATTGCTTCTGGAGGTTGGACAAAGCATTGGGACGATAATGCGAAAGTTCCTTACTTAACGAAATCAGCAGGAGGAAATAATTATTTCACTTCTTATGATGACGAACAATCAATTACTCTAAAATCGGAATATATAAATGATAATGATATCGGAGGTGTAATTATCTGGCAGGTATTTACTGATTGGAATGTAGGTACAGAAAATGGAAAAGTGGGTACTTATCCATTATGTCCGACAACAGTACCTGAATTGGCTCATGTTGTAAATAAAGTTTTTGCAGAAGGATCAGGTCCAATCAACCCTGCACCTGTAGTAACAATTACTGCTCCGGCAACTATTGATACTCCAACTTTAGAGGATGTTACATTCACATTCACCGCAACAGACGACGTTGCTGTAGCTTCAGTAGAAGTAACTGTTAATGGGAGTGCGGTTACTCCAACAGTTAATGCCGACACCTATGAAGTAACTTTCACTCCTTCCTCATTCGGAGAGCAAGCCATTGTTGTAAAAGCAACAGACGATCTTGGAAAGGCGACTACTAAAACTGCATCGATCGTAATTAACGACACAAACGTTTCTAATCAAGCACCAACGGTTACTATTACATCTCCGGTGGATGCATCTACTTTAACAGTAGCTACTTTGGAAGCTATAGAAATTATTGTTGATGCTCAAGATACAGATGGAACGATTGAATCTATTGCTATTGCTGTAGATGGACAATCTTTTACAGCGTCACCGGCTTCATGGACTCCATCAGCATTTGGTCAGTTTACTATTAATGTGACAGTAACTGATAATGATGGTGAAACAGCAACTGCTTCATCTACGATTACCATAGAAGAAGATGTTGATACAGGAGGAGGAACTGGAAATTGTGATGCTCCAGAATATGCTGCTTATCCTGCAATTTACAACTCAGGTGATGTCGTAAGTCATGAAGGTGTGCTTTACGAGGCGCAAGTAAACAACTTGTATAATGTAGTTCCGGGAACCGCAGAACATTGGTGGAAATCATTAGGACCGTGTGAAGTTGGTCCAATTGCTCCAACAGTATCGTTCGCTACTTTGGCATCAGGAACGATCATGCAAAATACATTACCATATGTCTTTGACCTATCTACAAATAGTGCAGACGAAGACGGAACAGTCGCTTCTGTGGCAGTTACTGTAAACGGTACTGTAGTTTCAGAAGCAACATATAGTGCAGAAACTTATGGCGATTATGAAATCGTTGCAACGGCTACAGATGATACAGGTTTGACGAGTTCAACTACTGTCAATATCACTTTATCTGAAGTACAGCCAATTGCACCAACGGTTACCTTAACCTCTCCAGGCACAGAGACAGTGCAAACAATGCTTCCTTATTCTTTCACTTTATCATCAACATCAAATGATGAGGATGGAACAATTGCTTCAACAGTATATACTGTAAACGGTACTGAAGTAGCAGAAGGAACTTATGAGGTAACCGCTTACGGTTCTTATGTTGTAGAGGTAACAGTAACCGATAATGATGGTTTAACAGCTTCACAATCTGCAACACTTATTGTAGCAGAGGTACCTGATGTAGTAGATTGTCCTCATCCAGTTTGGGAATCAACGGCAGTTTATACTGGAGGTAATCAGGTGGTGCATAATGGAAAAATCTATAGAGCGAAATGGTGGACTCAGGGTGATGAGCCAGGTAATGGTGATCCTTGGGAAGATACAGGTGAAGTTTGTGGTAATGGCGGTTTAGGTGATGTTGTCCCTACGGTTGCCTTCTTACATCCAGCAGGAGATACGTATACTTCACTCACAACAATTGATATTGAAGTCGATGCCCAAGACGAAAATGGGGTAGTTTCTGATGTAGTTTTAAATGTAGATGGAACTTCTGTAAATGGAAATAAAACAACATTTACTCCAACATCTTTCGGAAGCTACACAATTACTGCCACAGCAACGGATGCACAAGGAAACGTAACCACAGCTACTAAAGTGGTACAGTTTACTCAATCATCAGTAAGTGATGTGAACCCAGACGGTACCATTAATCTGACAGGTCCATTTGCTCCAGCTCCATCGGGATCTCAAAGAATTATTGGTTATGTTCCTACTTGGAAAGGAAGTCCTGGCGATTTGGATTACACTAAAGTAACTCATGTAAATGTTGCTTTCTTAACCTTCTACCAAAATAACCCAGCAGGATATAATTCTCCGTCTTTCACCAATGGAGAGTTTAGCGATGAGTCATTGCATGTATTGGATTCTTTATTGCCGATCATCGTACCAAAAGCACACAGCCAAGGTGCCACAGTATCCATCGCTTTAGGTGGAGCGGAAGATTTCGGTTTCTTGCATGTAATGGAACAGTATAGAGACAATCCAGCTGTCATCGATGCTACTGCAGATAAATTGATTGCCTTTGTAGATAAGTACAACTTAGACGGTATTGATTTGGATTTAGAATGCTGGTGGGCTGACCCCGCAATTTCAGGAACAGCGGAGCAAGGTGGTCGTACTAGAGGTACTGATCAGTGGGGTGGTGAAGTAGAGCAAGGTGCACATCCTGCATCATACGGTCTTACTTTACTAGCGAAAATGATCAGAGCGAAACGTCCATCTATGATGTTATCAAGTGCTGTTTTTGCGACTCCTTGGTATGGCAATAACTACGATGCAGATCTAGTAGCTTACTTGGATTGGTTAGGGTTGATGACCTATGATTTCACAGGATCATGGAACGATTCACCTATCGGACCTCACTCTTCTCTTTACGATGTAGACAACAGTAAATATACCAAAGCATCTGATGCTAACCCGATCTATTCAGTAGAAACATCTCTTCGTTATTGGTCAGGTACATGGTCTACTTGGCAGGGATCTGGTCATGGTGTAGATAAGAATAAGCTAGCGATTGGTGTACCTTTCTACGGATATGATTTGTCAAGAACCAAAGCAGAAACAGGACAGGGAGCGAATGGATTCTACTTCATAGGTTATGATGAAATCTTAGATTTATATCCAAACGCGGATACTTCTTATGATCCAAACGATGCCAACGGATTGAACGGATATGTTGGATTAGACGGAAGAGAAATCTATTTCGAAACACCTAAAGGGGCAGCGGCTAAAGTAGCTTACTCAATAGATAATGGTTTACAAGGAACAATTA
- a CDS encoding heavy metal translocating P-type ATPase: MHSNNHKETCYHCGEDCVDEIITNDEGKKFCCNGCHMVYDLLQENNLSDYYRLNNQPGVQQKGRSQKEKLAYLDDDVIRSKLIDFTDGNIAKLSFYLPQIHCSSCIWLLEKLPELHGGVLESKVNFLKREIYITFEEDKITLRSLVEMLINLGYEPLINLDDLEKNKKEKQRRSQEKSFYIKLGVVGFCFGNIMMLSFPEYLGITVEDKDFIDLFGYLNLILSLPVFFYGAKDYLTSAWQAIKHKGVNIDVPISLGIFALFLRSAFEILMETGAGYLDSLGALIFLLLIGKWFQQKTFDNISFERDYKSYFPIAVTRIVKGEKENIPLSKLEINDTLEIRNGELIPADAILKRGDAQIDYSFVTGESKPVGKKSGDLLYAGGKQTAGVIQVEVTKEVSQSYLTRLWNEQTFTEENTADFLQSKTNVISKWFTLVILLVASIAGVYWWNVDGPTHAVNTFTAVLIIACPCALALNAPFALGNAMRIMARFGLYVRDVRAVEKMASVNHLVFDKTGTITSAKEQGINFEGDALSGHQKAMVYALTSQSTHPVSSRIADDMKSFDQKLSVTDFKEVEGNGIEGIVEGVPMKMGKAAFVSAEGFGKKTFQTVSYVQINDEVIGRFTLAQSLRKGIDKLLHYLVGKGYGISLLSGDNSSERERLQKIFPENTEMKFDQSPKDKMDDIQSHQSNKKTVLMIGDGLNDAGALKQSDVGIAVAEDAHQFSPACDGILAANRVKDLNKYLRFSKAAVRMVYVGFVISFFYNIIGLSFAVQGNLSPLIAAILMPLSSISVVLVGMMGTTWAGRKFVINNSKN; encoded by the coding sequence ATGCACTCAAATAATCATAAAGAAACTTGTTACCACTGCGGGGAAGACTGTGTCGATGAAATCATAACAAATGATGAAGGAAAGAAGTTTTGTTGTAATGGTTGTCATATGGTATATGACTTATTACAAGAGAACAATCTATCCGATTATTATCGATTAAATAATCAACCTGGAGTACAACAAAAAGGACGCTCTCAAAAAGAAAAATTAGCTTACCTAGACGATGATGTTATCCGCAGTAAACTGATTGATTTTACAGATGGAAACATCGCAAAACTGTCTTTCTATCTTCCTCAAATACACTGTTCATCATGTATTTGGCTCTTGGAAAAACTGCCTGAATTACACGGAGGCGTATTAGAATCTAAGGTCAATTTCTTGAAGCGTGAAATCTATATCACTTTTGAAGAAGATAAAATCACCTTAAGATCTTTAGTAGAGATGTTGATTAATTTAGGTTATGAACCATTAATCAACCTAGATGACCTTGAAAAGAACAAAAAAGAGAAACAAAGAAGGAGTCAGGAGAAATCATTTTACATTAAGTTAGGTGTAGTTGGTTTTTGCTTTGGTAATATCATGATGCTTAGTTTCCCAGAGTATTTAGGAATTACCGTAGAGGATAAGGATTTTATTGATCTATTCGGTTACCTTAATCTGATTCTAAGTTTGCCTGTATTTTTCTATGGGGCCAAGGATTATCTGACATCCGCTTGGCAAGCTATCAAACACAAAGGGGTAAATATTGATGTCCCTATCTCACTAGGTATTTTTGCCTTATTCTTAAGAAGTGCTTTTGAAATTTTGATGGAAACAGGAGCAGGTTACTTAGATTCTTTAGGCGCCTTGATCTTCCTACTTTTAATTGGTAAGTGGTTCCAACAAAAGACATTTGATAATATCTCCTTTGAACGTGATTATAAATCATATTTTCCTATAGCAGTCACTAGAATTGTTAAAGGAGAGAAAGAAAATATTCCATTAAGTAAGCTGGAGATCAACGATACGTTGGAAATCAGAAACGGCGAATTAATACCCGCTGATGCCATCTTAAAAAGAGGAGATGCACAAATAGATTACAGTTTCGTGACGGGTGAATCTAAACCTGTGGGAAAGAAATCGGGTGATTTATTATATGCAGGAGGGAAGCAGACTGCAGGTGTCATTCAAGTAGAAGTAACTAAAGAAGTATCACAGTCGTATTTAACGAGACTTTGGAACGAACAAACGTTTACGGAAGAAAATACAGCGGATTTCTTACAATCCAAGACCAATGTAATTAGTAAGTGGTTCACTTTAGTTATTCTATTAGTCGCATCTATTGCTGGTGTGTATTGGTGGAATGTGGATGGACCCACTCATGCGGTGAATACCTTTACAGCGGTGTTGATTATTGCTTGTCCATGTGCATTGGCCTTAAATGCTCCTTTTGCATTAGGTAATGCGATGAGAATAATGGCTCGTTTCGGTCTTTATGTGAGAGATGTTCGTGCAGTAGAAAAAATGGCCAGTGTTAATCACTTAGTATTTGATAAAACAGGCACGATTACTTCGGCTAAAGAGCAAGGAATTAATTTTGAAGGGGATGCACTTTCCGGTCATCAAAAAGCTATGGTTTATGCCCTGACTTCTCAGTCGACTCACCCGGTGTCAAGCAGAATTGCAGACGATATGAAATCATTCGATCAAAAATTATCAGTAACTGATTTTAAAGAGGTCGAAGGAAACGGAATTGAGGGAATCGTAGAGGGTGTACCTATGAAAATGGGTAAAGCAGCTTTTGTTTCTGCTGAGGGGTTTGGTAAGAAAACATTCCAAACAGTTTCCTATGTTCAAATAAATGATGAAGTGATTGGTCGATTTACCTTAGCACAATCATTAAGAAAAGGCATTGATAAACTATTACATTATTTAGTAGGGAAGGGCTATGGTATTTCATTGTTGTCAGGTGATAACTCATCGGAGAGAGAAAGGTTGCAAAAGATCTTTCCCGAAAATACCGAAATGAAATTTGATCAATCGCCAAAAGATAAGATGGATGATATTCAATCCCATCAATCCAATAAAAAAACAGTATTGATGATTGGTGATGGTCTAAATGATGCAGGTGCTTTGAAACAATCTGATGTGGGTATTGCTGTAGCGGAAGATGCTCATCAATTCTCCCCTGCTTGTGATGGTATTTTAGCTGCCAATAGAGTGAAAGACCTAAACAAATACCTTCGTTTCTCTAAAGCTGCAGTTCGAATGGTGTATGTTGGATTCGTCATCTCATTCTTTTATAACATTATTGGGTTAAGTTTTGCAGTTCAAGGAAATTTATCTCCATTAATTGCTGCGATATTGATGCCTTTAAGTTCTATTTCTGTGGTACTTGTAGGCATGATGGGAACAACATGGGCAGGAAGAAAGTTTGTGATCAATAACTCTAAAAATTAA
- a CDS encoding DMT family transporter, whose translation MKLHLGKGSQQMLLSAFVITSMQVIVKVINHIPPQEIVFFRALIAFVISYVTLKRQNVNVWGNNKGWLLTRGFVGTLGMVLLFASYQNLPLATAVVLQNLAPLFTAVLAVLFLNKTLKPIQYLFFILSIVGVVVIKGFDPDVDMFYLVVSVLGALAAAGAYTAIGKLKGKEHPVVIIFYFPFIAVPLTGVWCYFTEWTTPAGWDWVALLAIGILSQISQILLTKAYQSDDDTATVASMNYSSVIYGVAYGILLFGEFFSWQVLMGMLLVVAGSILNLIYTNRKAVTETKA comes from the coding sequence ATGAAACTACATTTAGGCAAAGGTTCTCAACAAATGCTTTTATCTGCTTTCGTCATAACGAGTATGCAGGTAATTGTGAAAGTTATTAATCACATTCCTCCTCAAGAAATCGTATTTTTTAGAGCACTGATTGCATTCGTTATCAGTTACGTAACGCTAAAAAGACAAAACGTAAATGTATGGGGTAACAACAAAGGATGGTTACTAACTCGTGGTTTTGTAGGTACTTTAGGTATGGTATTACTTTTTGCAAGTTATCAAAACCTTCCATTAGCCACAGCAGTGGTCTTACAAAATCTAGCTCCTCTTTTTACTGCAGTATTAGCAGTGCTCTTCTTAAACAAAACGTTAAAACCTATTCAATACCTATTCTTCATTTTATCTATTGTAGGTGTTGTGGTCATTAAAGGTTTCGACCCAGATGTTGATATGTTCTACCTTGTTGTTTCTGTACTAGGTGCACTTGCAGCTGCAGGAGCTTATACAGCGATAGGTAAATTAAAAGGCAAAGAACATCCGGTGGTCATCATATTTTACTTCCCATTCATCGCCGTTCCTTTAACGGGAGTTTGGTGCTATTTTACTGAATGGACCACTCCTGCGGGTTGGGATTGGGTGGCCTTATTAGCGATTGGTATCTTATCACAAATTAGTCAGATCCTTTTAACTAAAGCATATCAATCTGATGATGATACAGCAACAGTTGCTAGTATGAACTACAGTAGTGTAATTTATGGTGTTGCCTATGGTATCTTATTATTTGGCGAATTCTTCTCATGGCAAGTACTTATGGGAATGCTATTAGTGGTTGCTGGTTCTATTTTGAATTTGATTTATACGAATAGAAAGGCGGTTACGGAGACGAAAGCGTAG
- the ftsZ gene encoding cell division protein FtsZ, translating into MTETSYEFDMSSNPAANKIIKVVGVGGGGGNAVRHMYELGIHDVDFFIANTDKQALESSPVPNKVQLGLELTDGLGAGAKPEIGRESALETKDEIKQFLSNGTKMVFITAGMGGGTGTGAAPVIAEIARSLGILTVGIVTMPFRFEGKPKERRALTGIEELKEHCDTVLVILNEKLKEVYGRSSMREAFSQADNVLARAAKSIAEIITVDAYINVDFEDVNTVMREAGTAVMGSSIESGEDRAIRATEQAIASPLLNNTDITNAKYILLSLVVSDYDDLDMAELEQVTTYIQDRAGEEAEVIFGVAKDESLGDAISVTVIATGFETDNELPKGDFFNKGESGLGRKINTPNVTKPEPVKVEVEAPQVVEDSPEVKAEEEISAAPQTSEVQEERTKTVYSLEDDYDAPTPEIKKSENEEALETPFEGRLSSYKKIDSMKDISSEELKDLRDVPAYLRRGVKLNSSKEEE; encoded by the coding sequence ATGACTGAAACGAGCTACGAGTTTGATATGTCTAGCAACCCTGCTGCTAACAAAATTATCAAAGTGGTTGGTGTTGGTGGAGGAGGCGGTAATGCTGTCCGACACATGTACGAACTTGGAATTCACGATGTGGATTTCTTTATCGCTAATACTGATAAGCAGGCTTTAGAATCTAGTCCTGTTCCTAATAAAGTACAATTAGGCCTTGAGTTAACTGACGGCCTCGGTGCAGGTGCAAAACCTGAAATCGGAAGAGAGTCTGCATTAGAAACTAAGGATGAAATCAAGCAATTTTTATCGAATGGTACTAAAATGGTATTTATCACAGCCGGTATGGGTGGTGGTACAGGTACTGGTGCTGCTCCGGTAATTGCTGAGATTGCTCGTAGTTTAGGTATTCTAACTGTTGGTATTGTTACAATGCCTTTCAGGTTTGAAGGAAAACCTAAAGAAAGACGTGCCTTAACAGGTATCGAAGAATTAAAAGAACACTGTGATACAGTATTGGTTATTTTGAACGAGAAACTGAAAGAAGTTTACGGTCGTTCATCTATGCGTGAAGCATTCTCTCAAGCAGATAATGTTTTAGCAAGAGCTGCAAAATCAATTGCAGAAATCATTACTGTTGATGCATATATCAACGTCGATTTCGAAGACGTTAATACTGTAATGAGAGAAGCAGGTACAGCTGTTATGGGCTCATCAATTGAATCGGGCGAAGACCGTGCAATTAGAGCAACTGAACAAGCAATCGCCTCTCCATTATTGAATAACACTGATATTACTAATGCTAAATACATCTTATTATCATTAGTAGTAAGCGATTATGACGATCTTGACATGGCTGAATTGGAGCAAGTAACAACTTACATCCAAGACAGAGCAGGTGAAGAAGCTGAAGTAATCTTCGGTGTTGCAAAAGATGAGTCTTTAGGTGATGCTATCAGCGTTACTGTTATTGCGACAGGTTTCGAAACTGATAACGAGTTACCTAAGGGTGATTTTTTTAACAAAGGGGAGTCTGGCTTAGGTAGAAAAATAAATACACCTAATGTAACTAAGCCTGAACCAGTAAAAGTAGAGGTTGAAGCACCTCAAGTTGTTGAAGATTCTCCTGAAGTGAAAGCTGAGGAAGAAATTTCGGCGGCTCCCCAAACAAGTGAAGTTCAAGAAGAAAGAACAAAAACAGTTTATTCTTTAGAGGATGATTACGATGCTCCTACTCCTGAAATTAAAAAATCAGAAAACGAAGAAGCATTAGAAACTCCATTTGAAGGTCGATTATCTAGTTATAAGAAAATTGACTCGATGAAAGATATCTCAAGTGAAGAACTGAAAGATCTTAGAGATGTTCCAGCTTATTTGAGAAGAGGAGTGAAATTGAATTCATCAAAAGAAGAAGAATAA
- the ftsA gene encoding cell division protein FtsA → MEEKIIVGLDIGTTKVCAVVGRMNEHNQLEILGLGHAASEGVRDGTVSNIAKTTEAIDQAITDAENDSNIEINVVNVGVAGKHIKSFRQHGSITLPHQEDEISVTDVERLTNDMYRVITEPGTEIIHVLPLHYTVDSEEKIKDPVGMAGVKLEADFHIVTANSNSIRNITKCIERSNLENDQMMLEPLASSMAVLSEEEKEAGVAIIDIGGGTTDIAIFYDGIIRHTAVIPFGGDIITSDIKQGCAVMQNQAELLKVKFGQSMAANTKDSDVVEIPGINNRTPKEVSIKNLAYIIEARMEEIIDLISAELKDSGYMDKLAGGLVLTGGGAKLRNLQHLFEYKIGLDTRIGYPIEFLGKSHGSDRVKDPKFATALGLALAGFKSIDERDKNRPRSIYQQPIQQEEKKRISQDKSKVVEPTSPRGKNIFSDFLQKAKDLLIDDYDDDEDYKD, encoded by the coding sequence ATGGAAGAAAAGATTATAGTAGGGCTAGATATAGGAACGACTAAGGTGTGTGCCGTAGTTGGTAGAATGAACGAACATAATCAGTTGGAGATATTAGGCCTTGGTCATGCAGCTTCTGAAGGAGTTCGTGATGGAACGGTTAGTAATATTGCTAAAACTACTGAAGCGATAGATCAGGCAATTACAGATGCAGAGAATGATTCCAATATTGAAATAAATGTTGTGAATGTCGGTGTGGCAGGTAAGCATATCAAAAGTTTTAGACAACATGGTAGTATTACTCTTCCTCATCAGGAAGATGAAATATCTGTAACAGATGTGGAAAGATTAACGAATGATATGTACCGTGTGATTACAGAACCTGGTACAGAAATTATTCATGTTCTTCCTTTACATTATACTGTAGATAGCGAGGAAAAGATAAAAGATCCTGTAGGAATGGCTGGAGTAAAATTGGAAGCAGATTTCCATATTGTTACTGCAAACAGCAATTCTATTCGAAATATTACAAAATGTATTGAGAGAAGTAACTTAGAAAACGATCAAATGATGTTGGAACCTCTAGCATCAAGTATGGCCGTACTTTCTGAGGAGGAAAAAGAAGCAGGTGTTGCAATTATCGATATTGGAGGAGGAACAACTGATATTGCAATATTCTATGATGGTATTATCAGACACACAGCGGTAATTCCATTTGGAGGAGATATCATCACTTCTGATATCAAACAAGGTTGTGCAGTAATGCAAAACCAAGCAGAATTATTAAAAGTGAAATTTGGACAGTCTATGGCTGCCAATACAAAAGATTCTGATGTAGTAGAAATTCCTGGAATCAATAATAGGACACCAAAAGAGGTATCAATTAAAAATCTTGCTTACATCATCGAAGCGAGAATGGAAGAAATTATTGATCTTATTTCTGCCGAATTGAAAGATTCTGGTTATATGGACAAATTAGCTGGAGGTTTAGTATTAACTGGTGGAGGAGCCAAACTAAGAAATCTTCAACATCTATTTGAATATAAAATTGGATTGGATACTCGTATTGGATATCCTATCGAATTCCTTGGTAAATCTCATGGTTCTGATAGAGTAAAAGATCCAAAGTTTGCTACAGCATTAGGATTGGCTTTGGCTGGTTTTAAATCTATTGATGAAAGAGATAAAAACCGTCCAAGAAGCATTTATCAACAGCCAATTCAACAAGAAGAAAAGAAGAGAATCTCTCAAGATAAATCAAAAGTAGTCGAACCAACAAGCCCTCGTGGAAAGAACATTTTTTCTGACTTTTTACAAAAAGCGAAAGATTTGTTGATCGATGACTACGATGATGATGAAGATTATAAAGATTAA